AAgcacttgattcattcagtagtatttcaatagtgtttattgagcgcttactatgcgcagagtactgtactaagctcttgatatttaccccaccctcagccccaccgtacttacgtacgtatctgaaatgtattttgatgtctgtctccgcctgtagattgtaaagctccttatgggtaggaaatgtgtctagttgattcggtcgtatttattgagcgcttactgtgtacagagtcccgtactaagctcttggaaaatacagttcagcatcagatagagaaaatccctgcccacggcgggctcgcagtctctcacaagtgtttagtacagtgctcttcacccagcaagcgctcgatagatagcaGTGATTGATTAAAGCACTCTGCGTCATTTGGCCATACAATAATTTATACTAAAATAATTAGATTGTGTAATTAATATTCATTGAACGATCAAGATGTCCCCAAGATATTCCTGCCCCTGCTGAAATGATTAGCATTCACAGCCTGGAGTGCAATTGCAGTCAGATGATATGACAAATGTTCACTAACGATGAAAAAAATGATTTCAGAAATCTGCTGGGAGCTATTAAGCTAAAGGAACTGACAAGCGTGAGGACCGATACCTGTCTAAGCTTTGGGCTACCTTTCGTCAAATCAGCTGACGGGGTCAAATGGCCATATGGAGAATAATTCTTGAAGCAAGACGTGGAATGTGAGGAACGGGGGAGATTGTCTCACATTTGCACTAATGGTGCAATTACTTGGAGACCTGTCCGGAAGTGATTGGACCGTTCTATCGCTTTTCTTGTGAGAAGGAGCCATCTGAAAACCCCAATATGTGGCTGTTGATTGTGAACATTTAATTCACTCCTATTTATAAAAATGGAAGGATAGGTGTAATTGCCATGAAgaatcggttcaaccttcacaacatcgctaaaatccgccctctcctttccatccaaactgctaacgcattaatctaagcacttattctagcccgccttgattactgtatcaccctcctgtctctcccactccagtccatacttcactctgctgtctggatcgtttttctatgaaaacattcaggcatgttccccgctcctcaagaaccgcctgtggttacccattcacctctgcaacaaacagaaactcttcaccattggctttaaagcactcggtctcctttccccctcctacctcaactccctactctcctactataacccagcccacacactttgctcctctaatgctaaacttgttgctgtgcctcgatctcctctatctctccactAATTCTCTCCCATagcctgtttctggcctggaatgtcctcccacctcatatctgacagacaactattctcccttactgaaggcacatctcctccaagaagccttccctgactaagccctatttccttttcttcaattcccttctacgtcaccctgacacgctccctttattcatcccctttccccgccccacagcatttatgcgtatctgtaattaatgtgtttatattactatctgtctccccctctaaaccgtatgCATatttgagctgggaatgtgtctgttattatgttatactctcccaagcacttagtacagtaagtgtcccataaatacgattgactgatgcagAGACGATTGTTTTGGTCAGAAATGAAAGTAGATGAGAACTCTTTCTGAGGGCCTGGGCTTGGCTGCACCAATAAGATGGGTCGTTatttggggtggtggggaagttGGGCTAATGGGAAGTGTCAGTGTTAAAGGCTGCTCCAGCTTGTCCTGGAGTTTTAAAGGTCATGAATTTGAGAATTCCACAGGACCTAGACCAGGCCAGAGACCAGGTGTGTCTGCTAAaaggtgggtggtgggggagtgTCTACTTGCTTGCTGCCCCTCTGCCAATATTGTAACACAAGAATAATGAATAAGTAACTTTAGAGCAGTTTAGCAATTCACTCTGGGAACAAGTTAACCCTCAGGGCGTCGAGCTATCCAAATGTCCCCCTTATTCTAGGCCAATGAAAGGCCCTCTCCTCACCGTGACTTCTGAAGAACAGACTCCTCCTCTGATGATTTTCCTGGTGCCTACCCCACCCCAGATTGGAGAACATCAGTGGGGAAGTTGGATAACACTCAGGAACACTTTCTGTCTCCGAGACTGGCAGTCTTGGCTGAGCCAACCGTCAGCCTGGAGACCTTCCTACATGAAAAATCCAGGGCCAACCTCAACCcagcctggcccacatggaggcCTCTGAGCTTAACCTGAATCAAGATGGACTAATGTGAAGGCACAAGGTTACAGGAAGTAGAGGAAGAGTGACAGGGATTTCCAGGCATCTCATGATTTCCTTATGAGACTTGCATGCCAAGAAAGTCCATGAAAAGTACCCTGAAAGTGCTCAAAGGTAAAAAATGGGGTAAAGCTGGACCCTCCTCTCCAAGCCTACCTATGCCCTTGTCTGAATCTTCAGACCAAATCAAGGGATGGTGCAGGGATTATGACATCCTATACTTTATGGAACCCGtgtaatatcagtcaatcattaccAGGGTTCCATAAAGTATAGGATGTCATAACCCCTGCACCatcccttgtccaaggtcacttcgttgccaggatcattttctacacaaacattcaggacatgtttccctacccctcaaaaaactccagtggtttcccatccaccaccgtattaaaaaaaaaaaaaagcaaaccaaaaaaactcaccattgcctttaaagcagtccatcatcttgcccccacctatctcacctcgttactctcctactacaacccagcccataaactttgcttttctaatgctaaccttctcactgtgcctccatctcatctattttgctgccaacccctcgcccatgtcctgcctcgagcctggaatcccctccttccttaaatctgtcagacaattactccccgccgccccggcttcaaagccgccttattgaaggcacatctcctccgagaggcctttcctgactaagctccccttttctattctcccactcccttctgtgttgctctgacatgctccctctgttctcccatcccagccccacagcacttatgtatgtatctgtcatttatttatttatatcaatgtctctctccctccctctctagactgtaaactcattctgggcagcgaatgtataataataataatgttggtatttgttaagctcttactatgtgcagagcactgttctaagcgctgggctagatacagggtaatcaggttgtcccatgtgaggctcacagttaatccccattttgcagatgaagtaattgaggcacagagaaattaagtgacttgcccacagtcacacagctgacaagtggcagagctggaagtcgaacccatgacctctgactccgaagcccaggctctttccactgagccacgctgcttccagcatgtctgtttattgttatattgtactctcccaagagcttagtacagtgctctacactcagtaagtgctcgataaatatatttgaatgaatgaataaccaaaaAGAGCCCTGGGGACAGAAaacctctaacaataataataattgtggtatttgttaattgcttactaatgccaagcactttgctgagTGCTGGCtagataaaatgcaatcagatcagaaacagtccctgtcccaacatgtagctcacagtctgagaagaagGAAGTGAGGCAAAATCAGAAATTAATCTCCATTGGATAGATGAGTAAAGTGggacacagagaatcaatcaatgttatttattgaacatgtactatgtgcagcacactgtactaagcacttgggagactacactgcaacagaattagcggacacgttgcCCACCCAAAACGAGCTTAGTTTAGAGGGGTCAAAATGATTTTCCTAAGGTCAGGTGAGTGGCCGAGATGAAATTAGGACCccggttttctgactctcagccctgtaaTCTCTCCATTCGATAAAGCTACCAGAAATGTAttcatctgtattgatgtctgtctccccctctaggctgtaagctcaatgtggacagagaatgtacctgtttattgttgtactctcccaatctcttagtatagtgctttgctcgtagtaagtgttcagtaaatacaactgaatgagcctGGGGAGAGCAGGAAGATTTAACTGCTGGCCATTGCAACatgagagtgggggagggagagagagataaagagaacgAGAACGAGAGTGTGACTGTGTGTGCACACGTGTACGCAGCAGATGACAGGAGGTTGTGTGTTTGTGGGGACGGGGGTCATGCATTTATATGGGTAAGTGTCATTTCACTGTTGAACTGGCTTCATCTTCCCCCCCACTGTTTCTCTTTTTACAGGAAACGAAATCCTTTCAGGCTCATGCGAAAAGAAATTTCAAAACAGCCTGACGGAACCAACTGGCAATGCAGCCAGAAGAGTTTCACTTTCACCGGatcttcctgctcctgctccctgaGAAGCTGAAGGAGGATGGCTGGTGAGTTGGGGTCCCTTTTCTATATGAGGGGGCTGGACAGAGGTTGGAAGGGGGCGTCACAGGGCTTAAGGGCTCCAGGCTGTGTGTAGTTGGAGGGCCTGgagcaagggaggggagggagaggtgcagGAGGGATCTCTGAAGTGGCCTCACCCTCTGATTTTGCTTTCTTGAGTTCGGCATTCTTGGATTCTAGGAGAGTCGATCCCTGGGGTGGGGGctaggcgtgggggggggggggactggaaaACACACCTATTTCACATCTGCTTTTGGCTCTCGGTTAGTTTGGTTGcttgctattaagtgcttactaagtcatcatgggcaaggaccgcgtctaccaactctgttgtattgtactctcccagatgtttaatacagtgctctatactcgggaagtgctcgatgaataaATTGGgttttttgctaagtgcttactagcttgttgtgaacagagaacgtgtcttccaactctgttctattgtacagtgctctgtacccaggaagtgctcaatgaataaattGCTTTtttgctgttaagtgcttactagttccttgtgggcaggaaatacgtctaccgattctcttgtattctcccaagcgcttagtactgtgctctgcatcaggaaagtactcagtgaataaataccgatgatgaagCTACGTACTATGCGCTGGGACGGACATAAGATAAACGAATCAGACATTGGCCGGTGGACAAACATGTAGAGAAGAGATTACACTTGTGAATCTCTTGTGAGatagaaattacagataattaGATCATTAAAAAAACTGTATATTGCTGGCAAGGTAAGCAGTGGACTTGAAAGCGGGGGGCAgagttctgataataataataataattatgatatctcttaaacgcttactatgtgccaggtactgtactaagctctggggtgaataaaagcaaatcagattggacacagtccctgtcccacatgaggttcacagtctcaatcccattttacagatgaggtaactgtggctcagagatgtgaagtgactggcccaaggtcacacagtggacaagtgaggagccgggattagaacccatgactttctgactcccaggcccgtgctctgttcacttcgccatgctgcttctcctggggctCCTTAGGCAGAGGATGTTCTGCCCCAGCACTGGAAAAATGTGTTTGGGGCATCGCAGAGAATAGTTTCCAGGTGGTCTCAGCTTTGCCGTTTATGGAAACATGAGAGTTACTTTTCAttcttacagtgcctggtacatagttaaatgcttaacaaatatcattcactcagtcatatttattgagcacttactatgtgcagagcactggactaagcacttgggagagtacaatataacaataaacagattcattccctgcccacagtgagcttacagtctccatgcCCTCTGAACACAAGAGGAAAAAGGCAGCTAAGTTTTTATACCGAACACTTCAGAACATCCCCAAGAGTAAGAAATATATTGAAGCCGCGGTGACAGGAAGTGTCCAGAGTCAGAATTTCTTCCCAAGGTCCTGGGAACTGGGTTTAAAATCATAATTTATTGAATCCAGTTGGATAGAAAGCCTCCATGATGCCCAATCTGGATTAGAACTGATCCAAGCTCCAGAAAATTAGGAGAAAACTGGACTTTAATttggctcacaatgagcttagagtttagaggggactAGaccccaaggtcatgctgcttctcaaataccaaatACCGGACGCCCATAGGGTACAAACGGGGAGACTCATAACTGAAGAGCCAAATCCTTCCTCCAGCCCAGCTCTTGAAGGACAGATGGTGTCTGATCATCGAGTCTCTGACCCACGGCATGATCAGTGGCTTGCTGGACGACCTGCTGCAAATGCAGGTCATCAaccaggaggagatggacacaGTCAGAGAAGAGCATCACAGACCCGCCGAGAAGACCCGGGCGCTGCTCAACTCTGTCATCCCGAAGGGTGACTTGGCTAGCCAGATTTTTATCGATTCTCTGTGCAAGAAAAATCCATTCGTTGCTGCTAAATTGGGGCTCTCTGCAGGTAATGATCCTGGACTTGCCAGTTAACTCCCTGACCTAGTCCCTCCATCAGCCCTGGGTACTGGAGGATCCTCAGGTTGTTCCTGTATGATAATGGAGGGTTAACTCTCGGGTACCAAAGAATCCACTGAGTTTTGATGTCAACAGACGCTGTTGATGTCTTTCGCTCCCAagatcttctctccatctctgccctctGTGCTCCATTCAGCTGGGACTCCGGGAAAGGGCTTCTTTTCCCACTGGGGTTTTGTTCGTATCGCGCTCCATCCTATGCCCACTGGGAGGCTACGTCCCCTCCTCGGCAACAGCGGGAGGCTAATGTCACTGGGTTTAAGGCCTGGAAACCCCACATTCCTCCAGAGATATGATTCTTCTGGAATCTTTGTTGTGTTCAGAGAGAACAGAAGTACTAATAGGTCATTTTTCATCAAAGCCTCGTATTGTTGCCCATCATGGACAAAAGCCCCTCTGTGTCAGAGTGGCATCCATCTTGGTGCTACCAGACCGTACCCACAGAGCTGAGGAGAAATTCCAAACTCATTTCCTCAGGGAAGCAGATCCAGAACTCCCTCACTAGATTTCATCTACCAAAACCCACTTTTGAAGGTGACTCAATGAACCATTTATGTTTAGATTTGCTAGGCCCGGAACATGTTCAGTCTATTGACCCTACGCTTTGTTAGTCATCCTTTGCATAGCAGGAGGCCTGGATGGGGAAATAGGTGATtcacaagttgtttttttttccatttcccttagGTGGTCAAGGACAATCTGGAAACACCCAATTTGTAGGGCAGTCCCAGATGATCCCAGCAGTGGCTACCAGCTGTTCAGGTATCTACGCCTCCTGCCCCAAAAGCTACCGTTCGGGATCATTTCCTTCTCcgaagaccttggggaagtcagggaaCGGGTTTGGGCTGAGACGAGGGTCCCCGCGATCATGTGTAAGGGCTCTGGTCCTGGGCAAAGCTTAGAAGAACCCCATTTTCTGTGTTAGCCTGGGAAACATCCTGCATCTCACTGCTTCCTTCACATTGTCTGCAGTTCCACAGGCTCTTCAGGCTCCCAAAACCCTGACAGAGAGTCATCCGGATGGATCCGGGGAAATACTCAAGCTCTGCCCTTCTGAGGAACGAGAGAAGCTCCAGAAAGAGAACGAGGGAGAGGTCCGTATATTAGAGGAACAACAGACACGTCTGCCAGACCTCAGTTGCAAACACTggctgcttccctaatcccaaactccccttcctcctttaatGTCTTAGAAGGGAAATTCCCTTTCGGAGAAAGCAGACTCCAATCCCTCCATGAGTCCCCTAAAGAAATATTCCCCGGTGACCTTAGTCACCCATCCGGCTGTcgtctcacccctccctctctttctcgctTCCTCCCATTTATCATTCTAATTAGACCCCATTCCCTTCTTGCTTTACCTCCTAGGATCAGACCCATCCAACTTTAAGAGGGCGAGGGATGGGTCTAAATGGTCACTTCTAGCTTGGGTGGAGAAGTAGtcatacttatttagcacttgctattACTATCACTAGCAGTAATGACACTAAtagtaattgtagcatttgttaagcactcattatgtaccaggcactttattaagcgctgtggtgggTATAAATAAATCAGGTGGGAATTAGTACCTGTCCCTCAAAGGACTCTCAAGCTCCAAGAAGACTGAGGTGGAGGAAGTGCTTCTGAAGACTGTGgaccgtctctagactgtgagctcgttgcgggcagggaatgtatttgatgttatactgtactaacccaagtgctcagtacaatgccttgcacacagtaaatgctcaatcagtacaattaataataataatgactcagTTGAGCAGCAGCCTGGTCTACTGTAAAaaacttgggtctgggagtcagaggacttgggttctaatcccagctctgccacttgtccgctgttgtGGCTtgagcaagtagcttcacttctttatgcctcagttccttcatttgtaaaatggagataaagactggaagccccacatgagacgtgGATTTTTGCTTCTTCCTTGCCCAGCGCTTTTTACAGTGtattgtacataataagcgcttgacaaatatatttttttttaaaaaaaagctcttgACAGTGAAGATGAGAGCAGAGACGGTATGTCTTTCGTCAACAGATCTACCCGGTGTTGGTTAAGGCCGGACGCCAGCGCCAGGCTCTCATCATCTGTAACATCAAGTTTGAGGAACTCTGTGAGCGGGTTGGGGCTGAGCTCGATATCAAGGGTATGAAGAAGCTGCTGGAAGACCTAGATTACACCGTGCAGGTTGAACGAAATCTCTCAGCCACGGTATGTCTGCAGtccttcctttcccacatccagTGGCCCATTTCTGCTTCGCTGAAGCCTTCTCACAGCCCCTTTCTCATTTCCCGCCATGGGGTCTTGCCTCGCCTCGtcccatcgagtcatttccgacccatagcgactccacgaaCGCAagtctcccagaaagccccatctcTATCTGCCGTCGTTACTGTAGTGGAgatatagaattttcttggtaaaaatatggaagtgattcacCATTGCCTTCTCCCGCCCAGTAAATTTGAGTCCACGCcttcgactctttcccgtgccgctgctccAGTTGCCTTCTTGTTTCCCTGTTACTGACTTTGGCATCTCCCTCAGGAAATGGAATCGAAGCTGAAGATGTTTGCTGGGCGGCCGGAGCACAAGTTTTCAGATAGCACTTTCCTGGTGTTCATGTCTCACGGCATCCTTGAAGGCATCTGTGGGACCAAATACAAGAAGCAGGAACCAGACGTGTTATCGTACAGCACGATCTTCCGCGTATTCAACAACATCAACTGCCCTGGTCTGAAAGACAAACCCAAAATCATCATCGTCCAGGCGTGTCGAGGAGGTGAGTACCTTCTGCATCCCTCTGGCTGTTTCCTCTTGGCTGCTTTGGGAAAATTAAGACCCTTCCTCCTCTGGATTTCCTAACACGCTGTGGAAACGGATCGGCTTTgtggaaataacacaggcctgggagtcagaagacccgaattctcatcccggctctgccacttgactgctttgggagcttgggcaagacacttctgttttctgtacctcggttacctcatctgcaaaatggtgattaagaccatgagcgccatggactgtgaccagtctgattagcctgtatcttctcCCGcgtatagaacagtgtttggcacagagcagcacttagcgaataccatgaaaaaaatagcTGAAGTGATGGAGAATACATGCAGAGGTGAGAAAGGCAAGTCCCGTGGATATATGCATTGTAGAGCCTGAGTGGAAGGGGATAGGGAGAGCAACTGACTGACTTTCcctgagaaaaagagaagtttCCCGTTCGGGTTAGCAGTCCCAAATTAGCGAAGAGTGTTTAACCAATGGTTATTTCCTCAGAGAATGAAGGTATGGCCTGGGTGAGTGACTCGCTGGGGCCCTCTGCAACCAGCTCACAGGAACCTGAGGATTTGGAGAATGACGCCATTCACAGGACGCACGTGGAGAAAGATCTCATTGCTTTCTGCTCTTCCACCCCAGGTCAGTGGCTTCTCGGGTGAGGATTTATAGGCAGTGTCTTCTCCCTTCACAAGTTCCGTGCAGCCTGGGTAAAGAGGCTGGTGGGAACAGTCGTATCTTGTCAGGTGAAATAGGAAGAATCTCCTGGTTTCTTCTAACTTTCCTCCACTGACCTCAATGGTTCGTATCTCTAAGTGTTGGTAACAATGTCATTTCCCCATCTTTTCCTTGGATGCTGTAttcctgggtgggggtgggggggaatcaaCTGGGCTTATTCaagcctcttcctctcttttctcctccataGTGGCAAGAGATAATGGATATTTGACTGTACACAGGGACAAGTTGTAAGCTCAACTCTAGagcgtaaattcactgtgggcagagacaaataacattattattattagcattataggTTCTGACTAGAGGAACATAGGGCAAGGGGAGTGTCAAACTGTTTCCTCTAAAGAGGGAGAAGTTGGAGAAAATAGTGCCATCTGAAGATAGGGCATTAGaaattgggttctaaccctgcgtCTTTGCCAGATGgttgaagattcttgaggagacaTGCATAACCCTTTTTCCCACTGCGCAGGATTAGTAGAGCCAGTAATAATAGTACTCTtgcagatgcttagtacagtgccctgcacagagaaagagcttgataaataccactgatggactgattgatagtagtagaggacgtaggttctaacccctgtcctgacacttgtctgctgggttggccttgggcaagtcattctctgtgcctcagttactcatctgtaaaatgcggatttaagactgtgagccccgtgtgggacggggaggggtccaatctgattattttgtatctatctcaacgcttagaacagtgtttggcacataataagggctttaacaaataccataattattattagtagcagtaatggCAGCAGGATTATTGTGGGGGTGTGGCATTTTCTGACTgcccattatttatattaatatctttctccccctctagactttcagcgtggtgtgggcaggggatgtgtctaccacttaataataataatgttggtaattgttaagcgcttactatgtgcaaagcactgttctaagtgctggggtagatacagggtaatcaagttgtcccacacgaggctcacagtcttaatccccattttacagatgaggtaactgagggacagagaagtttaagtgacttgcccacagtcacacagctgacaagctggggataccacttctgttgtatcgtacaatcccaagatcttagtaaagtcctctgcacgcagtaagccctaattaaataccatcgatttattgGTTGATTGGGGGCCTCGTAAGAAATCATTGCTCTGGGGATCATCCTGGTACCTTCCTCGGTAAATATGGAGGCACTTTACGGGAGAACACTGGCCTCACCAGCGAGATGGGCAAACTGGTCCTCCTCTCCCTTGATCCATTCAcccgtcaatcgatcagtgggatttactgagcactcac
This sequence is a window from Ornithorhynchus anatinus isolate Pmale09 chromosome 20, mOrnAna1.pri.v4, whole genome shotgun sequence. Protein-coding genes within it:
- the LOC100078458 gene encoding caspase-1-like, with the protein product MAAQLLKDRWCLIIESLTHGMISGLLDDLLQMQVINQEEMDTVREEHHRPAEKTRALLNSVIPKGDLASQIFIDSLCKKNPFVAAKLGLSAGGQGQSGNTQFVGQSQMIPAVATSCSVPQALQAPKTLTESHPDGSGEILKLCPSEEREKLQKENEGEIYPVLVKAGRQRQALIICNIKFEELCERVGAELDIKGMKKLLEDLDYTVQVERNLSATEMESKLKMFAGRPEHKFSDSTFLVFMSHGILEGICGTKYKKQEPDVLSYSTIFRVFNNINCPGLKDKPKIIIVQACRGENEGMAWVSDSLGPSATSSQEPEDLENDAIHRTHVEKDLIAFCSSTPDHVSWRDPKTGSLFIVQLIKCFQNHAWNCDLESLFLKVQRHFETPKQKLQMPTRERATLTKRFFLFPGH